Proteins from one Polynucleobacter wuianus genomic window:
- a CDS encoding protein-methionine-sulfoxide reductase heme-binding subunit MsrQ: MKFLKSILFLASLIPLGRLLWLGYLDNLGANPIELITRSTGTWALVFLCITLAMTPLRLITGSGMWIRMRRMFGLFCFFYASIHFSIWLLLDQSLDLQAMVHDVLKRPFITMGFLSLVLLMPLAVTSNAWAVKKLGRRWSLLHKLIYVIALTVIAHYWWHKAGKNDLETVSIYAGVISLLLLVRLPFIKDRLRITS, translated from the coding sequence TTTCTGAAAAGCATCCTCTTTCTTGCCTCGCTCATACCATTGGGGCGCTTGTTATGGTTAGGATATTTAGATAACTTAGGCGCCAATCCGATTGAATTGATTACACGCTCCACTGGTACTTGGGCACTAGTATTTCTCTGCATCACATTAGCAATGACTCCACTGCGATTAATCACAGGCTCGGGTATGTGGATTAGGATGCGTCGTATGTTTGGCCTGTTCTGTTTTTTCTATGCCAGTATTCATTTTTCAATTTGGCTATTACTCGATCAAAGTCTTGACCTACAGGCAATGGTCCATGATGTGCTCAAAAGGCCATTTATTACTATGGGATTCTTGAGTCTAGTCTTACTTATGCCGCTAGCAGTCACATCAAATGCTTGGGCGGTCAAAAAACTAGGGCGCCGCTGGAGTTTGTTACATAAATTGATTTATGTAATTGCGCTTACGGTGATCGCACATTATTGGTGGCATAAAGCTGGCAAGAATGATTTAGAAACAGTCTCAATTTATGCAGGCGTGATCAGTCTTTTGTTATTAGTGCGACTTCCATTTATCAAAGATAGACTCCGAATCACGTCCTAG
- a CDS encoding SOS response-associated peptidase: protein MCVQYLTTVNVDWVKTHFDLDLPASTAHDVFPTYPGTIILKSHNTQRTVIGPARFGLIPSWAKDEEFGRKTYNARSETVTEKPSYRHAWSKRHYALALADAFYEPCYETGKAVRTKITQANREPMAIASIWDTWTEPETGELIVSFSMLTIEANKHPVMNRCHKPEDEKRTVVPLRPELFHDWLNATPETAQALLNLESIPELVFSE from the coding sequence ATGTGCGTTCAGTACCTCACCACCGTTAATGTCGATTGGGTTAAGACCCATTTTGATCTTGATCTGCCAGCTTCAACTGCGCACGATGTATTCCCGACGTACCCCGGAACGATTATTTTAAAAAGTCATAACACCCAGCGAACTGTTATTGGTCCTGCGCGCTTTGGCCTAATACCGTCTTGGGCAAAAGATGAGGAATTTGGCAGGAAAACGTATAACGCTAGATCTGAAACCGTTACTGAAAAACCTTCCTATAGACATGCATGGTCTAAGCGTCACTATGCTTTGGCATTGGCTGATGCTTTTTATGAGCCTTGTTATGAAACCGGTAAAGCCGTACGCACCAAAATTACGCAAGCTAATCGTGAGCCTATGGCGATTGCCTCGATTTGGGATACCTGGACCGAACCAGAAACTGGTGAGTTAATTGTGTCTTTTTCAATGCTGACAATAGAGGCAAACAAGCACCCCGTCATGAATCGCTGTCATAAACCCGAAGATGAGAAACGCACTGTTGTGCCCTTACGGCCTGAGTTATTTCATGACTGGCTAAATGCAACACCCGAAACTGCGCAAGCACTGCTGAATCTTGAATCCATTCCCGAACTGGTTTTTTCTGAATAA
- a CDS encoding foldase protein PrsA: MSQLKPVSVRLISASLLTLALCGTAYAQQSGLPINAAASVNGTIITNDMVEQGIKVALAQGQKDSPELRKAVIEKYIEVLLLSQQAEKDGLANSEKANSQLTMIRQNYLADLELSTFMAQNPISDADVQAEYNKQVSSLGPQGLIVEYKISDIAVASEADAQAALNRIKKGEAFDKVAKSISLAPNKAQGGAAGWVQPGQVPPQISAVLVNLGKGQTSAPIQLQQGWYLVKLEDKKSTKPPTFEQAKPAIRAGIAQRKQFEFISGIAKNSKIVVQ, encoded by the coding sequence ATGTCTCAACTCAAACCAGTATCAGTTCGCCTTATTTCAGCTAGCCTTTTGACACTTGCTTTATGCGGCACTGCGTATGCTCAACAAAGTGGATTGCCCATTAATGCTGCCGCTTCAGTCAATGGCACCATCATCACTAACGATATGGTTGAGCAGGGTATTAAAGTAGCTCTTGCGCAAGGTCAAAAAGACTCTCCTGAATTGCGTAAAGCAGTGATCGAAAAATACATTGAAGTTTTATTGTTATCTCAACAGGCTGAAAAAGATGGCTTGGCAAATTCAGAAAAAGCCAATTCTCAGTTAACGATGATTCGCCAAAATTATTTAGCTGATCTTGAGCTCTCTACATTCATGGCGCAAAATCCGATTTCTGATGCTGACGTTCAGGCGGAGTACAACAAGCAAGTATCTTCACTGGGGCCGCAAGGCCTGATCGTGGAATACAAAATTAGTGATATCGCAGTTGCTTCAGAAGCTGATGCGCAAGCTGCCTTGAACCGTATTAAAAAGGGTGAGGCATTTGATAAGGTTGCTAAAAGCATTTCCTTAGCCCCCAATAAGGCACAGGGCGGTGCTGCTGGTTGGGTTCAACCTGGTCAAGTGCCACCCCAAATATCAGCAGTCTTAGTCAATCTTGGAAAAGGTCAAACATCGGCGCCAATTCAATTGCAGCAAGGCTGGTACTTGGTCAAGCTGGAAGATAAGAAGTCTACTAAACCACCTACTTTTGAGCAGGCTAAGCCAGCGATTCGTGCGGGCATAGCGCAGAGAAAACAATTTGAATTTATTTCTGGGATTGCGAAGAATTCAAAAATTGTGGTTCAGTAA
- a CDS encoding dihydrofolate reductase — MTQPAISMIVARSRNHVIGRDNQMPWKISADLQFFKRVTMGHPVIMGRKTWESIGRPLPGRRNIVVSRNANYELAGGELASSLDEALNQLSEAPRVFVIGGEQLFKQAFHKADRLFITEIDMDVEGGDTFFEVPNPSDWKEVERTPGSENGIHFNFITLERK, encoded by the coding sequence ATGACACAACCCGCTATCTCAATGATTGTTGCCCGCTCACGGAATCACGTGATTGGTCGCGACAATCAAATGCCTTGGAAAATCTCGGCTGATTTACAGTTTTTTAAACGCGTCACCATGGGTCACCCAGTGATCATGGGTCGCAAGACTTGGGAGTCGATTGGCCGACCTCTACCAGGACGTCGCAATATTGTGGTTAGTCGTAATGCAAATTATGAGTTGGCTGGTGGAGAATTAGCCAGCTCTCTGGATGAAGCCTTGAATCAATTAAGTGAAGCACCAAGAGTCTTTGTCATTGGTGGAGAGCAACTCTTTAAACAAGCATTTCACAAAGCGGATCGCCTCTTTATCACCGAGATTGATATGGATGTTGAGGGTGGCGATACCTTCTTTGAAGTTCCTAATCCATCAGATTGGAAAGAGGTCGAACGCACACCTGGATCAGAAAACGGCATTCACTTTAACTTTATAACGCTTGAGCGCAAATAA
- a CDS encoding thymidylate synthase produces MRQYHDLMKEVLAKGVQKSDRTGTGTISVFGHQMRFNLADGFPMVTTKKLHLKSIIYELLWFLKGSTDNNWLKERGVSIWNEWAAPDGDLGPIYGYQWRSWPAPNGQHIDQISEVVETIKKNPDSRRIIVSAWNVADIPRMALAPCHAFFQFYVADGKLSCQLYQRSADIFLGVPFNIASYALLTHMMAQQCNLEVGDFIWTGGDCHLYSNHLEQVELQLSRDFFPLPKLNILRKPASIFDYEFEDFEILGYESHPHIKAPVAV; encoded by the coding sequence ATGCGCCAATATCACGATCTAATGAAAGAAGTCCTTGCTAAGGGCGTTCAAAAGTCCGATAGGACTGGCACTGGCACGATCTCGGTATTTGGCCACCAGATGCGTTTTAACTTAGCTGATGGCTTCCCAATGGTGACTACCAAGAAGCTTCATCTCAAATCCATCATCTATGAATTACTGTGGTTCCTCAAAGGCAGTACAGATAACAATTGGTTGAAAGAACGTGGTGTATCCATTTGGAATGAATGGGCTGCACCTGATGGCGATCTCGGTCCAATCTATGGTTATCAATGGCGTTCTTGGCCTGCGCCCAATGGACAGCACATCGACCAAATTAGCGAGGTTGTGGAGACTATTAAAAAGAATCCTGACTCACGTCGCATCATTGTTTCAGCGTGGAACGTTGCAGACATTCCACGCATGGCATTGGCACCTTGCCACGCCTTCTTTCAGTTTTATGTGGCTGATGGCAAGTTGTCATGCCAACTTTATCAGCGCAGCGCAGATATCTTCTTAGGCGTTCCATTTAATATCGCCAGCTATGCATTACTGACTCACATGATGGCTCAGCAATGTAACCTAGAAGTGGGTGATTTTATTTGGACTGGCGGTGATTGCCACTTGTATAGCAATCATCTTGAACAAGTAGAGCTCCAGCTATCAAGAGATTTCTTCCCGCTACCTAAACTCAATATCTTGCGCAAACCCGCTTCGATCTTTGATTATGAGTTCGAAGATTTTGAGATTTTGGGTTATGAATCCCATCCCCACATCAAAGCTCCCGTGGCTGTCTAA
- a CDS encoding NAD(P)/FAD-dependent oxidoreductase has product MDLYSPTEADAVIIGAGPVGLFQVFELGLLEIKAHVIDSLPVVGGQCIELYPDKPIYDIPAIPVCTGRELTNNLLKQIEPFSPQFHLGQEVTQLEKQADGRILIGTSQNLHFLAKTVFIAAGVGAFQPRLLNLEGIEAFVDKQVFYRVKYPERFIGKRIVICGGGDSALDWVLYFADRAASVTLIHRRDDFKGAPQSIAKMRELCAAGKIQLLIGQITDYKTQEDQLTEITVTDIDGNTKIVSLDDLLIFFGLSPKLGPIAQWGLDIDRKQLMVDTEKFQTSIPGIYAVGDINLYPGKKKLILSGFHEAALAAFAAAAYLNPEKQIQLQYTTTSPKLHKALGVKPATFE; this is encoded by the coding sequence ATCGATTTGTACTCACCCACAGAAGCTGATGCAGTCATCATTGGCGCCGGCCCTGTGGGTCTCTTCCAAGTATTTGAGCTTGGACTCCTAGAAATTAAAGCGCATGTCATTGATTCTTTGCCAGTGGTTGGCGGTCAATGTATCGAGCTCTATCCCGATAAGCCAATCTACGATATTCCCGCGATACCAGTGTGCACTGGTCGCGAACTGACAAATAATCTACTCAAGCAGATTGAGCCCTTTAGTCCTCAATTTCATTTAGGACAAGAAGTCACTCAACTAGAAAAACAAGCGGATGGTCGCATACTCATCGGCACCTCACAAAACCTACATTTCCTGGCGAAGACCGTCTTTATTGCCGCTGGGGTCGGCGCCTTTCAACCTCGTTTACTCAATTTAGAGGGGATTGAGGCTTTCGTTGATAAACAAGTTTTCTATCGCGTTAAATATCCAGAGCGATTTATTGGTAAGCGAATTGTGATTTGCGGTGGCGGGGATTCTGCTCTAGATTGGGTTTTGTACTTTGCAGATAGAGCAGCAAGCGTTACCTTGATTCATCGTCGCGATGATTTCAAAGGAGCACCGCAATCCATTGCCAAAATGCGCGAGCTTTGTGCTGCTGGAAAAATCCAATTACTCATTGGTCAAATTACTGACTACAAGACTCAAGAAGATCAACTCACTGAAATCACCGTCACTGATATTGACGGCAATACTAAGATCGTGAGCCTTGATGATCTCCTGATCTTTTTTGGACTCTCTCCTAAACTGGGTCCGATTGCCCAATGGGGTCTCGACATTGATCGCAAGCAGCTGATGGTTGATACGGAAAAATTTCAGACGAGCATTCCTGGAATTTATGCCGTGGGGGATATCAACCTCTACCCAGGCAAAAAGAAGCTGATTTTATCTGGCTTTCATGAAGCTGCTTTAGCAGCATTTGCGGCAGCCGCATACCTGAACCCTGAGAAGCAAATTCAGCTGCAATATACGACCACCTCCCCCAAGCTCCATAAGGCACTTGGGGTAAAGCCAGCCACATTCGAATAG
- the fdxA gene encoding ferredoxin FdxA: MTYVVTESCIRCKYTDCVDVCPVDCFREGPNFLVIDPDECIDCAVCVPECPVNAIYAEDDVPGDQQAFIKLNAELSPSWTSITKSKAALPDAEEWKDVKNKLDQLVK, from the coding sequence ATGACCTACGTTGTTACCGAATCCTGCATCCGTTGCAAATATACCGACTGCGTTGACGTTTGCCCAGTTGACTGCTTCCGCGAAGGGCCTAATTTCTTAGTCATCGATCCAGATGAGTGTATCGACTGTGCAGTTTGCGTTCCAGAGTGCCCAGTTAATGCGATTTATGCTGAAGATGACGTGCCCGGTGATCAGCAAGCGTTTATTAAGCTCAATGCCGAGCTCTCACCTTCATGGACATCAATTACTAAATCAAAAGCTGCCCTTCCAGATGCGGAAGAGTGGAAAGATGTCAAAAACAAACTCGATCAATTAGTAAAGTAA
- a CDS encoding 2-hydroxyacid dehydrogenase encodes MNTQTNTQTTPGNASKKPKILVARAIFPEALAKLEESYEVRSNQEDRIFTPEELQKELSSIVGALVAGSERIDASALANAKDLKIVANISVGYNNFDVPAISAAGVMATNTPDVLTDTTADFGFALLMGTARRITESEHWIRAGHWDKWSIVNNPLGMDLHHSTVGIIGMGRIGQGIAKRALGFGMNVIYHNRSRLSEADEKACSARYVSKEELLRTADHVVLVLPYSAESHHTIGAKEIALMKPTATLINIARGGIVDDLALAQALKEKKIFAAGLDVFEGEPKVNPELLKLSNVVLAPHIASATEKTRRAMVDLAIDNLRAALDGKRPPSLINAEVFKG; translated from the coding sequence ATGAATACACAGACAAATACCCAAACTACCCCTGGAAACGCCTCCAAGAAGCCAAAAATACTGGTTGCAAGGGCGATATTCCCAGAGGCTTTAGCCAAATTAGAGGAATCCTACGAGGTTCGATCGAACCAGGAGGACCGCATCTTTACGCCAGAAGAGTTGCAAAAAGAACTTTCTAGCATAGTAGGGGCTTTAGTTGCTGGTAGCGAGCGAATCGATGCCAGTGCATTGGCGAATGCGAAAGATTTAAAAATTGTGGCCAACATTTCTGTGGGCTATAACAATTTTGATGTGCCTGCGATTAGTGCTGCTGGAGTGATGGCTACCAATACACCAGATGTTCTAACCGATACCACTGCTGATTTTGGTTTTGCATTATTGATGGGTACCGCAAGACGTATTACTGAGTCTGAGCATTGGATACGAGCCGGCCATTGGGATAAGTGGTCGATTGTGAATAATCCTCTTGGTATGGATTTGCATCACAGCACTGTTGGCATTATCGGTATGGGTCGCATCGGCCAAGGTATTGCAAAGCGTGCACTAGGTTTTGGGATGAATGTGATTTATCACAACCGTAGTCGCTTATCTGAAGCTGATGAAAAAGCTTGTAGTGCACGCTATGTTTCTAAGGAAGAGTTGCTACGCACTGCAGATCACGTTGTATTAGTCTTGCCTTACTCGGCAGAGAGTCACCACACTATTGGCGCTAAAGAGATCGCCCTCATGAAACCCACGGCAACCCTAATCAATATCGCCCGCGGCGGCATCGTTGATGACTTAGCGTTAGCGCAGGCACTAAAGGAAAAGAAGATCTTTGCCGCTGGTTTAGATGTGTTTGAGGGTGAGCCGAAAGTCAATCCCGAGCTACTAAAACTGAGCAACGTTGTGCTCGCTCCGCATATTGCTAGTGCAACTGAAAAAACCCGCAGAGCAATGGTTGATTTGGCAATTGATAACCTAAGAGCAGCGCTTGATGGCAAGAGACCACCAAGTTTAATTAATGCTGAGGTGTTTAAGGGTTAG
- the moeA gene encoding molybdopterin molybdotransferase MoeA encodes MKHSPNSSILLTASLHVDEARKAIANLVSELMQESQAINDPADFETVSLDHAINRILAKDLLSPIDVPAADNSAMDGYAFDGKCLATNNPDVTLKIVGTALAGKPFEGKIGVGECLKIMTGALMPADCDTVIPQEFTASSSDELISFKSDLLKAGDNRRLRGEDLQKGKAAISAGRLLRPSDLGLAASLGIATLKVRRKLKVAILSSGDELRSLGQALDAGSIYDSNRYSLTGLLNRLDLEIIDCGIVRDDPHVLKQAFIEAASKADVLISSGGVSVGEADFTKQIMQELGDVGFWKIAMRPGRPMAFGILKPVPGKSPARKTLFFGLPGNPVAVMVTFYQFVRSALLQLNGAQQTEPPLVQAISETAIRKKPGRTEFQRAILGRNSEGKPTVRLTGSQGAGILRSMSEANCFVILMHDQGNIAAGDWVDIALFDGLL; translated from the coding sequence ATGAAGCATTCACCAAATAGCTCTATATTGCTGACCGCATCACTCCATGTTGATGAAGCTCGTAAAGCAATTGCAAATTTAGTAAGCGAACTCATGCAAGAGTCTCAAGCAATCAATGATCCCGCTGATTTTGAAACAGTCTCACTTGATCATGCAATCAATCGCATTCTTGCTAAGGATTTACTCTCGCCAATTGATGTCCCTGCGGCAGATAACTCAGCAATGGATGGTTATGCGTTCGATGGCAAATGCCTCGCCACCAATAACCCAGACGTCACACTTAAAATTGTCGGCACTGCCCTAGCGGGCAAGCCCTTCGAGGGCAAGATTGGGGTTGGAGAGTGTCTCAAGATCATGACTGGCGCCCTCATGCCAGCAGATTGTGACACTGTCATTCCACAAGAATTTACCGCCAGTAGTAGTGATGAATTGATTAGCTTTAAGTCAGATCTACTGAAGGCTGGAGACAATCGTCGCTTGCGCGGGGAAGATCTCCAAAAAGGGAAAGCGGCAATTTCTGCGGGTCGTCTATTGAGACCCTCTGATTTAGGATTAGCCGCATCACTCGGTATAGCCACCTTAAAAGTGCGCCGTAAATTGAAGGTGGCAATTCTGTCATCAGGTGATGAGTTGCGCTCACTTGGTCAAGCATTAGATGCTGGCAGTATCTATGACAGCAACCGATATAGCCTCACTGGCTTGCTCAATCGTCTCGATTTAGAGATTATTGATTGCGGAATTGTGCGCGATGATCCTCATGTTTTGAAACAAGCATTTATTGAAGCAGCTAGTAAAGCTGATGTATTGATTTCTTCCGGTGGCGTTTCAGTTGGTGAGGCAGATTTCACCAAGCAAATCATGCAAGAGTTGGGTGATGTTGGTTTCTGGAAAATTGCGATGCGCCCAGGGCGACCAATGGCTTTTGGCATCCTGAAGCCAGTTCCTGGAAAATCTCCAGCACGCAAGACCCTCTTCTTTGGCCTACCCGGCAACCCTGTAGCGGTGATGGTCACTTTCTATCAATTTGTCCGCAGCGCACTTTTACAGCTCAATGGCGCCCAGCAAACTGAGCCGCCACTCGTGCAAGCAATTTCTGAAACCGCTATACGCAAGAAGCCAGGCCGCACCGAATTTCAACGCGCCATTTTGGGGCGTAACAGCGAAGGCAAGCCCACTGTCAGACTCACTGGTAGCCAAGGAGCAGGAATTTTGCGCTCGATGAGTGAGGCAAACTGCTTTGTCATTCTTATGCATGACCAAGGAAATATTGCCGCTGGTGACTGGGTGGATATAGCGCTTTTTGATGGACTGCTTTAA
- the mobA gene encoding molybdenum cofactor guanylyltransferase MobA encodes MISGAQITGLILAGGRAQRMGGIDKGLIPFHQKPLIEFTMTRLKPQVGTILINANRNVTKYAAYGYPVIMDETPDFSGPLAGFSAGLKACKTPYLLTAPCDSPLLPENLGIRMAAELEEGDFQLVYASSKESDGKVWAQPVFCLMRANLQDSLEDFLKKGDLKIDRWFKELKSSTVIFDDANAFANVNTPEELKSLEAASV; translated from the coding sequence ATGATCTCTGGCGCACAAATTACGGGACTCATTCTTGCTGGCGGTCGTGCTCAGCGTATGGGTGGTATCGATAAAGGATTAATTCCTTTTCATCAAAAGCCGTTAATTGAATTCACAATGACGCGCTTAAAGCCTCAAGTTGGAACTATTCTCATTAACGCCAATCGCAACGTTACTAAGTACGCCGCCTATGGTTACCCCGTCATCATGGATGAAACACCAGACTTCTCTGGGCCATTAGCTGGATTCTCAGCAGGTCTTAAGGCTTGCAAGACCCCATATCTACTTACTGCTCCCTGTGATTCTCCCTTGCTTCCGGAAAATTTAGGCATCAGAATGGCCGCAGAACTTGAGGAAGGTGACTTTCAATTGGTTTACGCCTCCAGCAAAGAATCGGATGGCAAAGTTTGGGCCCAACCGGTCTTTTGTTTGATGCGCGCCAACTTACAAGACTCCTTGGAGGATTTTCTAAAGAAAGGTGATCTCAAAATTGATCGCTGGTTTAAGGAATTAAAAAGTAGCACGGTGATTTTTGATGATGCCAATGCTTTTGCAAACGTCAACACGCCTGAAGAATTGAAATCATTAGAAGCGGCGTCTGTATGA
- the moaA gene encoding GTP 3',8-cyclase MoaA codes for MVEKAISKVIPIRIDEGKGLTPPIGEELHAPHDRTQDTRGRTLRDLRISVTDRCNFRCTYCMPKEVFDQNYPYLAHKELLSFEEITRLTTIFSTLGVEKIRLTGGEPLLRKNLVLLIEMLASVRTSSGKPLDLTLTTNGSILRKKAAALKAAGLQRLTVSLDGLNDEIFRKMNDVDFPVADVLDGIAAAQEAGFENIKVNMVVKKGTNDHEIVSMAKHFKGSGIILRFIEFMDVGSSNGWNMQEVLPSKDVIARINEIYPLESMEPNYAGEVAQRWRYADGTGEIGVISSVTQTFCHECTRARISTDGQMYLCLFANEGFDFKTMLRSGKSDLEIANAVMNTWAQRTDHYSEIRGSHTVNQSAGNRKVEMSYIGG; via the coding sequence ATGGTTGAAAAAGCAATTTCCAAAGTAATTCCCATCCGCATTGATGAAGGCAAAGGCCTTACGCCACCCATTGGCGAGGAATTGCATGCACCTCATGATCGTACCCAAGACACCCGTGGTCGCACTTTGCGTGATCTTCGCATCTCGGTCACAGATCGCTGTAACTTCCGCTGCACTTATTGCATGCCCAAAGAAGTCTTCGATCAAAACTATCCTTACCTTGCTCACAAAGAATTATTGAGCTTTGAAGAAATAACACGCCTCACCACTATCTTCTCAACTCTTGGCGTTGAGAAGATTCGATTAACTGGTGGTGAGCCTCTGCTGCGTAAGAATTTAGTACTTCTGATTGAGATGTTGGCTTCGGTGCGAACCTCTTCTGGAAAACCTTTAGATCTCACCTTAACCACTAACGGCAGCATCTTGCGCAAAAAAGCCGCTGCGCTGAAAGCTGCTGGACTACAAAGACTCACTGTCAGCCTTGATGGATTAAATGATGAGATCTTTCGGAAAATGAATGATGTTGATTTTCCAGTAGCGGATGTATTGGATGGCATCGCAGCAGCACAAGAAGCCGGCTTTGAGAATATCAAGGTCAATATGGTTGTGAAAAAAGGCACTAACGATCATGAGATCGTCAGCATGGCAAAACACTTTAAGGGCAGTGGCATCATCTTGCGCTTTATTGAATTTATGGATGTCGGCAGCTCTAACGGTTGGAATATGCAAGAGGTCCTTCCTTCCAAAGACGTGATTGCCCGCATCAACGAAATCTACCCACTAGAGTCTATGGAGCCTAACTATGCTGGCGAAGTAGCGCAACGGTGGCGCTATGCGGATGGTACTGGTGAGATTGGTGTGATCTCTAGCGTGACGCAAACCTTCTGCCACGAATGTACCCGCGCTCGGATCTCGACCGATGGTCAAATGTACCTTTGCCTTTTTGCAAACGAAGGTTTTGATTTCAAAACCATGCTGCGCTCAGGAAAAAGTGATTTAGAGATTGCTAATGCCGTCATGAATACTTGGGCACAACGCACTGACCACTACTCTGAAATCCGAGGCTCTCATACCGTCAACCAATCGGCCGGAAATCGTAAGGTCGAAATGTCTTACATCGGTGGCTAA